Below is a genomic region from Kribbella qitaiheensis.
AGGCCGAGTTCGCGGGCGCCGAAGAGGTCGACGATCAGGAGGCCGCCGCCGAGGATGGCGAGAGCTTCGGCGGTGCCGGCGAGGTTCTTCCTGCTGGCGGGGACCGCGCCGGCGAAGGCGAGTGCGGCGAGTGTCGCCATGATCGAGGCCTGGACGGGGACAGAGAGGCTGTCCCAGGTGACCGCGAGGAAGGTGACGCCGGCGGCGAGCAGGAGTAGTACGCCGAGGCCGAGCAAAGTTGCCTGCGGGCTCAGTCGTCGGGGCGGTCGGGGCTGTCGTTGGGTGGGGGATCGCGGCGGGTTGTAGGGCGGGGGCGGGGGTGTGATCGGGCCGAGGTTGCCGCCCGAGGTCCGGTTGGTTTGGGGAGGGCCGGAGGGCGTCGTACTGCGGGCCGCCGGTTGGGCGCGTGGTGGTGCGACCGGTCGAACGCCGTGCACCGGCGGCGGTGGCGGGTAGTTGGCCGGGAGAATCGGGCCGAGGGCAACGGGTCGGAGCGGGGCAGGTGGCACGGGCGCAGGTGGAACGGGCGTCGGCCGAACCGGCGCAGCTGGTGTAGGTGCCGGTGGGGCGGGCGGGGGTGGTGCAGGCGTGGGTGGGACAGGCGCGGGCGGTGCAGGCGTGGGTGGGAGAGGCGGGTGTGGGGCCGGTGCTTGGACGGTGGGCGGGAGCGGGAGCGGAGGGCGGAAGGGGCCGGGGGCAACTTTGGGCGGGGGGATGGCTACGTTGAGTAGTAGGTCTGTCTGGCAGACGGGGCAGCGCAGGTTGGTGGGCATCCGGCTTCCTCCTCAGGGGGTCCACTTCACTATCGAAGCTGGAACGAGATGCCGCCTGAGTACGTCTACTCAATTCGTCGCGTAGGCTGCTGCGGGTCTGCCGGTCGTCCAGACCGGCATGACGACCACGGGGAGCAAGATGAAGACTGGACACATCGAGCTCGCAAGGGCTCAGCAAGATCGGTGGCAGACCGCCTACGAGGGCAATCCGCGGCTGCACGGCGCGGAGCCGTCGGCGGCGGCCCGCTGGACAGTCCGGCTGTTCGAGGCCGCCGGCATCGACGACGTACTCGAGCTAGGCGCGGGTCAGGGCCGGGATGCGCTTTACCTTGCCAGGCAGGGATTCAGCGTACACGCCACCGACTTCAGCGAGGCGGCGCTGCACCAGTTGCGGCTGGACGCGCAGCGTGACGGCCTGGACGACCGGGTCACGGCGGCCCTGCATGACGTCCGCGATCCGTTGCCGCCGGCCGACGCGACGGTCAACGCGGTCTACGCGAATCTGCTGATGAACATGGCGTTCTCCCGGGCCGAGCTGCGGTCGCTGGTCAACGAGATCCATCGCGTACTGCGACCGGGCGGGCTGTTCGTCTACACCGTTTGGTCTACCGCCGACGGGTGCCTGCCGAAGTGCACCGAGATCGGCGACGGGCTGTTCGCGAAGGACGGGTTCGCAGGCCGGTTCTTCGACCTCGACCTGATCCACGAGCTGGCCGAGCGGTGGGAGCTGGGCGGCGCCGACGCGTACGAGGAAGGTCCCGAGCCGCGCCGGCTCTGGCGGGTCACCCAGGCGAAACCGGCCCCGAATAGCTGAACTGTGCTTCCAGTACGGCGCGGCAGGTTGCGGTGTGGTCACCAAAGCGAAAAGTTGCATTGACGAACCCGATGGGTTCCGCCAGGCTCGGTCCTCGTCTCACCTTCGACCATCGGAGCAAGTAATGCAGTGGTACACAGATGTCATCAAGAAGTACGTCGTGTTCAGCGGTCGCGCGCGGCGCAAGGAATTCTGGATGTTCGCGCTCTTCAACGCGGTCATCTCGATCGTCCTGAGCATCATCGACAACGCCGCCGGGCTGACGAACAGCACCGGCAATGGCGTCCTCGGCAGCATCTACAGCCTCGCTGTCCTGCTGCCGTCGCTGGCCGTCGCGGCCCGCCGCCTGCACGACACCAACAGGTCGGCGCTCTGGCTGCTGCTGATCTTCGCGATCGTGATCGGCTGGATCGTGCTGCTGGTCTTCTACATCCAAGAGGGCAACGCCGGTGACAACCAGTACGGCCCGGACCCGAAGGCGGCGGAGCGCTTCGGCGCCGGTGGCGCCAGCAACGTGGAGCCGGGTTACCCGACGGCCTGATCAGGCCTGATCGATCGGTCCGCCCGCGGGTGGACCTGACCGACGGTGATACGACGGTCCCGCGACCCGGTGTGACGCACCGGGTCGCGGGACCGACTCGTTTCAGTTCGCCTGGCTGACGCTGGACATGTTGTAGTCGGGGACGAGCAGCGGCGGTGTCGCGGTACGGGAGAACTCGTCACCCCACTCGCGGGAGAACGACGGGACGGTCGCGCCGGCCTTGGTGAAGCGGGCGAGGATGTCGACCGGGCTTTCGTTGAAGCGGAAGTTGTTGACGGCACCGGTCACCTCGCCGTTCTCGACCAGGTAGACCCCGTCACGGGTCAGCCCGGTGAGCAGCAGGGTCTGCGGATCCACGATCCGGATGTACCACAGACACGTCACCAGCAGGCCGTGATCCAGGCCCGCGACCAGGTCGTCGACCGAGCCGGTCGCGCCGTCGACCGACAGGGCATAGTTGCCGATCGCCGGGGTGACGGCCGGGGCACCGGTCAGCTCGGCCGTGAACCGGCTCTGCATCAGGTTCTCCAGTTTGCCGCCGCGGATCCAGTCGGTCGCGGTCAGCGTGAGCCCGTTGTCGAACACACTCTGGGAACCGCCCGAAGACTGGGCGGCCACGAACGGGAACGTCTCCAAACCGCCCAGCATCGGGTCGGACCAGAACCTGACCGGCTGCGGCGACAGGGCCTCGCCGATCCGGGAACCTCCAGCGGGCTTGGAGAAGACGCTGCGGCCCTCGTGCGCCTCACGGCCGTCGAGCTTGCGGTACATGTGCGTCATCAGGTCGGCGACGGCAGCAGGTGTCAGTACGGTCGGGTGCCGGCCGGCTTCCACCGACACCGTGCGAGTGGCCCAGCTGAGTCGCCGGGTCAGCTCTGCATCGATCGCGAGCGGGTCGATGTCGGTGAAGTCGCGCGTGGCCGCACCGACCCAGGCCGACTGGCTGAGGTCGCTCGACTTGCCGTTGGCGGTGACGTAGCCGCGCTTCAGGGTCTGGCGAAGACGCAACCCCGCCGACGATCCGACGTACAGGGTGGTGACCCCGTGGTCGGCGAAGCCGTAGAGCCAGCGGCTCTCCTTGCCGGCTCGCGTGAGTGCCTCACCGAGGGCGGGGGCGAAGCTTTCGTAGACGCTGACGTCGGTCTCGTCGGCCTCGTCGTCCCAGCCCGGTCCGACGGTGCCGTCGACGAGCGGGCGGGCGTCCTCGGCCGGGCCTGATTCGCGGGCAGCGGCGACCGCTGCCGAGACGATCTCGCCGAGCGAGGCATCCGTCGCGGACGAGCGCCCGACCACTCCGGCCGCAGTACCCTCACCTGCTCCGACCGTGGCGATCACCGTCACGCTGGAACCGCGCATCGCGCCGTTGGTGGTCAGGGTGTTGTTGGCCCAGCGCAGGTTCGCGCTCGAGGTCTCGGCAACCAGTACGACGCAACCTTGCGCGCCTTCCGCGGCAGCGAGTTTGAGCGCGCGCTCGATCGTGTCCTGTGGGGTCAGCTGAATGGCGGTCGTCACCGGCCGGCCTCCTGCGTGGTGTTGAGGATGCGGACATCGCGGAACAGTGCGGACGGGCAACCGTGGCTGACCGCGCCGCTCTGGGGCGGCTGGGCCTTGCCGCAGTTGAGCGCGCCGCCCAGCACGTACGTCGCCGGGCCGCCGACGGCTTCCATCGAGCCCCAGAAGTCGGTCGTGGTCGCCTGGTAGGCGACGTCGCGAAGCTGGCCGTCGAGCTTGCCGTCGGTGATCTTGTAGAACCGCTGCCCGGTGAACTGGAAGTTGTAGCGCTGCATGTCGATCGACCAGGACTTGTCGCCGACGATGTAAATCCCGTTCTGCACCCGGCTGATCAGCTCTTCGGTCGAGGGGCCGTCGGCCGCGGGCTGCAGGGAGATGTTGGCCATCCGCTGGATCGGGACGTGGCCGGCCGAGTCGGCGTACGCGCAGCCGTTCGAGCGGTTGGTGCCGAGGACATCCTTGTTCACCTCGGCCATCCGGCGATCGAGTTGGTAGCCGACCAGGATGCCGTCCTTGACGAGATCCCATTGCTGGCCGGCGACGCCCTCGTCGTCGTACCCGACTGTCGACAGGCCGTTCTCAGCCGTACGGTCGCCCGTGACGTGCATGATCGGCGAGCCGTAAGTGAGGCTGTTGAGCTTGTCGATCGTCGCGAAGCTGGTGCCGGCGTAGTTCGCCTCGTACCCCAGAGCGTGGTCCAGTTCGGTCGCGTGGCCGATTGACTCGTGAATGGTGAGCCAGAGGTTCGACGGATCCACCACCACGTCGTACCGGCCGGCCTCGACACTCGGCGCGGCCATCTTCTCCGCGAGCCAGCCGGGGAGCTGCGCGAGCTCCTCGTCCCAGTTCCAGCCGGTCCCGGTCAGGTACTCCCAGCCGCGCCCGGCCGGCGGCGCGAGGGTCCGCATCGAGTCGAACCGGCCGGTCTCGGGATCGACCGCGGTAGCCTGCAGCGCCGGGCCGATCCGGACCCGTTGCTGGGTCGTCGACGTGCCTTCGGAGTTCGCGTAGAACTTGCACTCGTTCACCGAGGAGACCTGGACGGTGACGTGCGTGACGCCGTCGGCGTTCAGCAGGCGATCGCTGTAGTCGGTGAGGAGGGCAACCTTCTCCGCGCGCGAAAGGCTCAGCGGGTCGATCTCGTAGCTCGACACCCAGGTGACGTCGTCGTAGATCGGCTCGTCGGCGAGCTCGATCGGCTCGGTGTTGATCGGGCGCGACACCTGGGCCAGGTTGACCGCCTGTTCGGCGACCCGGACGGCCTCGTCTGTTGTCAGCGCGACGCCGGCGGCGAAACCCCAGGTGCCGTCGTGGATCACCCGGACGGCGAGCCCGAGATCCTCGTCGTCGTACGCGCTCTCGAGGACGCTGTCGCGCAACGAGATCGACTCGGACCGGATCCGTTCCAGCCGGAACTCGGCGTACGTCGCGCCGAGATCCTTGGCGCGTTGCAGGGCCGCGTCGGCCAGTTCGTGTCGGGGAAGGGCGAGGAAGGACGCATCGACATCGGGCACGGATCCGACCCTAGGCCATTACCGGTAATACGCTCGCCCGCGCCTGTGTCGCACCTCATCCTGCATGAGTCGCTGGTCGGAAGGGTTGGTGTCCCGACCGACAGGTAATGGTCGGCCTTGCGTGTGGGTCGCACGCTCAGCCCGGCGGTGTCGGGGGCGGTTCCGTGGACCATTACCTGTCGGTCGGGACACGTCTCCGGTCAGGCGAACGGTCGCGCCTTCGGGGCACCAGTCGGTTAGCGTCGGGGCGTGCTCCTTCCCGATCCGTCCGCGCCGGGGGCGGACCTGCCTGTGCGCGCCGTCTTGCCCGCGACCGTCGACGCGGTTCGCTCGCGCGGTACTGCGGTGTTGGTCGCGCCGCCCGGATCGGGCAAGACGTCGTTGCTGCCACTCGCTCTCGCCGATGCGCTCGACGGCACGATCATCGTGGCCGAGCCGCGGCGGATGGCGACGCGTGCTGCTGCGACTCGATTGGCGCAGTTGGTCGGTGAGCCGCTGGGACGGCAGATCGGGTACGCGATGCGTGGGGAGCGCAGCGGCGGCAAGGGGCTTCGGGTCGAGGTGGTGACGACCGGCCTTCTCGTACGGCGGTTGCAGCAGAATCCGGAACTGCCTGGTGTCGCGGCCGTCGTGATCGACGAATGTCATGAGCGGCATCTGGATGCTGATCTGCTGCTCGCGTTCTGTGTCGATGTGCGGGCGAATTTGCGGGAGGATCTCGCGATCGTGGCGACGTCGGCTACTGCGGACACGGTGAGGTTGAGTCACGCGTTGGCTGCTGACCGGCCGGCGCCTGTGGTTACTGCGTCGGCGGCGATGTTCGAGGTGGGGATCGAGTGGGCGCCGCCGCCGGTTCCCGTGCCGTTGCTTCCTGGTGGGCGCGTCGATCCGCGATTGCTGGATCACGTTGCGGCGGTCGTTCAGCGGGCGGTGGGGGAGAACG
It encodes:
- a CDS encoding class I SAM-dependent methyltransferase; the protein is MKTGHIELARAQQDRWQTAYEGNPRLHGAEPSAAARWTVRLFEAAGIDDVLELGAGQGRDALYLARQGFSVHATDFSEAALHQLRLDAQRDGLDDRVTAALHDVRDPLPPADATVNAVYANLLMNMAFSRAELRSLVNEIHRVLRPGGLFVYTVWSTADGCLPKCTEIGDGLFAKDGFAGRFFDLDLIHELAERWELGGADAYEEGPEPRRLWRVTQAKPAPNS
- a CDS encoding DUF805 domain-containing protein; amino-acid sequence: MQWYTDVIKKYVVFSGRARRKEFWMFALFNAVISIVLSIIDNAAGLTNSTGNGVLGSIYSLAVLLPSLAVAARRLHDTNRSALWLLLIFAIVIGWIVLLVFYIQEGNAGDNQYGPDPKAAERFGAGGASNVEPGYPTA
- a CDS encoding metallopeptidase TldD-related protein, producing MTTAIQLTPQDTIERALKLAAAEGAQGCVVLVAETSSANLRWANNTLTTNGAMRGSSVTVIATVGAGEGTAAGVVGRSSATDASLGEIVSAAVAAARESGPAEDARPLVDGTVGPGWDDEADETDVSVYESFAPALGEALTRAGKESRWLYGFADHGVTTLYVGSSAGLRLRQTLKRGYVTANGKSSDLSQSAWVGAATRDFTDIDPLAIDAELTRRLSWATRTVSVEAGRHPTVLTPAAVADLMTHMYRKLDGREAHEGRSVFSKPAGGSRIGEALSPQPVRFWSDPMLGGLETFPFVAAQSSGGSQSVFDNGLTLTATDWIRGGKLENLMQSRFTAELTGAPAVTPAIGNYALSVDGATGSVDDLVAGLDHGLLVTCLWYIRIVDPQTLLLTGLTRDGVYLVENGEVTGAVNNFRFNESPVDILARFTKAGATVPSFSREWGDEFSRTATPPLLVPDYNMSSVSQAN
- a CDS encoding TldD/PmbA family protein encodes the protein MPDVDASFLALPRHELADAALQRAKDLGATYAEFRLERIRSESISLRDSVLESAYDDEDLGLAVRVIHDGTWGFAAGVALTTDEAVRVAEQAVNLAQVSRPINTEPIELADEPIYDDVTWVSSYEIDPLSLSRAEKVALLTDYSDRLLNADGVTHVTVQVSSVNECKFYANSEGTSTTQQRVRIGPALQATAVDPETGRFDSMRTLAPPAGRGWEYLTGTGWNWDEELAQLPGWLAEKMAAPSVEAGRYDVVVDPSNLWLTIHESIGHATELDHALGYEANYAGTSFATIDKLNSLTYGSPIMHVTGDRTAENGLSTVGYDDEGVAGQQWDLVKDGILVGYQLDRRMAEVNKDVLGTNRSNGCAYADSAGHVPIQRMANISLQPAADGPSTEELISRVQNGIYIVGDKSWSIDMQRYNFQFTGQRFYKITDGKLDGQLRDVAYQATTTDFWGSMEAVGGPATYVLGGALNCGKAQPPQSGAVSHGCPSALFRDVRILNTTQEAGR